One stretch of Streptococcus australis DNA includes these proteins:
- a CDS encoding ribonuclease J, with translation MSNISLTTLGGVRENGKNMYIAEIDGSIFVLDAGLKYPENEQLGVDVVIPNMDYLFENSDRIAGVFLTHGHADAIGALPYLLAEAKVPVFGSELTIELAKLFVKGNDAVKKFNDFHVIDEDTEIDFGGTVVSFFRTTHSIPESLGVVLKTPKGSIVYTGDFKFDQTASESYATDFGRLAEIGREGVLALLSDSANADSNIQVASESEVGEEITQTIADWEGRIIVAAVASNLSRIQQVFDAAADTGRRVVLTGFDVENIVRTAIRLKKLSLANESLLIKPKEMSRFEDHELIILETGRMGEPINGLRKMSIGRHRYVEIKDGDLVYIVTTPSIAKEAVMARVENMIYQAGGVVKLITQSLRVSGHGNARDLQLMINLLQPKYLFPIQGEYRELDAHAKAAMAVGMLPERIFIPKKGTTMSYEHGDFVPAGGVSAGDVLIDGNAIGDVGNVVLRDRKVLSEDGIFIVAITVNRREKKIIAKARVHTRGFVYLKKSRDILRESSELINQIVEDYLQGDDFDWADLKGKVRDGLAKYLFDQTKRRPAILPVVMEAK, from the coding sequence ATGAGTAATATCAGTTTAACAACACTTGGTGGTGTGCGTGAAAACGGGAAAAATATGTACATTGCAGAGATCGATGGATCTATTTTTGTTTTGGATGCGGGGCTTAAATACCCTGAAAATGAACAGCTTGGGGTCGACGTCGTCATTCCAAATATGGATTATCTTTTTGAAAATAGCGATCGTATCGCTGGGGTCTTCTTAACCCACGGACATGCGGATGCCATTGGAGCTCTGCCTTACCTTTTGGCAGAGGCTAAGGTGCCTGTGTTTGGCTCTGAGTTGACCATCGAGTTGGCAAAACTCTTTGTCAAAGGAAATGATGCTGTTAAGAAATTCAATGACTTCCATGTGATTGATGAGGATACGGAGATTGACTTTGGAGGAACTGTAGTTTCCTTCTTCCGTACAACTCACTCCATCCCAGAAAGTTTGGGAGTCGTCTTGAAAACTCCAAAAGGGAGCATTGTTTACACAGGTGACTTCAAGTTTGACCAGACTGCTAGTGAATCCTATGCGACTGATTTTGGTCGCTTGGCCGAGATTGGTCGTGAGGGTGTCTTGGCTCTTCTCAGTGACTCGGCTAATGCGGACAGCAATATCCAAGTAGCGAGTGAGAGTGAAGTTGGAGAGGAAATTACCCAAACCATTGCAGACTGGGAAGGTCGAATCATCGTTGCGGCTGTTGCCAGCAACCTCTCTCGTATCCAGCAGGTCTTTGATGCTGCAGCGGACACAGGTCGTCGAGTTGTTTTGACTGGATTTGATGTTGAAAATATCGTCCGCACAGCGATTCGTCTCAAAAAATTGTCTCTAGCAAACGAAAGTCTCTTGATTAAACCCAAAGAAATGTCTCGATTTGAAGACCATGAGTTGATTATCCTTGAGACTGGTCGTATGGGTGAGCCTATTAATGGACTTCGCAAGATGTCTATCGGACGCCACCGTTATGTGGAAATCAAAGATGGGGACTTGGTCTATATCGTAACGACTCCATCTATCGCCAAAGAAGCTGTTATGGCACGTGTGGAAAATATGATCTACCAAGCTGGTGGTGTAGTGAAACTCATTACCCAAAGTTTGCGAGTATCTGGACACGGGAATGCGCGTGATCTTCAGTTGATGATTAATCTCTTGCAACCCAAGTATCTCTTCCCTATCCAAGGGGAATACCGTGAGTTGGATGCGCATGCCAAGGCTGCCATGGCAGTTGGGATGTTGCCAGAGCGTATTTTTATCCCTAAAAAGGGAACAACCATGTCCTACGAACACGGGGACTTTGTTCCTGCTGGCGGAGTTTCTGCAGGTGATGTCTTGATTGACGGAAATGCTATCGGAGATGTTGGGAATGTCGTTCTTCGCGACCGTAAAGTCTTGTCAGAGGACGGGATTTTCATCGTTGCCATTACCGTAAATAGACGTGAGAAAAAAATCATCGCTAAGGCGCGAGTTCACACGCGCGGATTTGTTTATCTCAAGAAGAGCCGTGACATTCTCCGTGAAAGTTCAGAACTGATCAACCAAATTGTGGAAGACTATCTCCAAGGTGATGATTTTGACTGGGCTGATCTCAAAGGGAAGGTCCGTGATGGCTTGGCCAAGTATCTCTTTGATCAAACCAAGCGTCGTCCAGCAATCTTGCCAGTCGTGATGGAAGCAAAATAA
- a CDS encoding alpha/beta hydrolase has product MAVMNIEYYSEVLDMEWGVTVLYPDASRVTEPECTDIPVLYLLHGMSGNQNSWLKRTNVERLLRGTNLIVIMPNTSNGWYTDTQYGFDYFTALAEELPQVMKRFFPNMTSKREKTFIAGLSMGGYGSFKLALATNRFSHAASFSGALSFQEFSPESQDLGSLAYWRGVFGEIKDWTASPHSLESIATKSDKKTKLWAWCGEQDYLYSANKLAVKNLKKLGFEVTYSHSAGTHEWYYWEKQLERFLATLPINFVLEERLS; this is encoded by the coding sequence ATGGCAGTTATGAATATCGAGTATTACTCTGAAGTTTTGGATATGGAGTGGGGCGTTACCGTACTCTATCCTGATGCCAGTCGGGTAACAGAACCAGAGTGCACAGATATTCCTGTTCTTTATCTTTTGCATGGAATGTCAGGAAATCAGAATAGCTGGCTCAAGCGTACCAATGTCGAGCGCTTGTTGCGGGGAACCAATCTTATTGTTATCATGCCCAATACTAGTAATGGTTGGTACACAGATACCCAGTATGGTTTTGACTACTTTACTGCTCTAGCAGAAGAGTTGCCTCAGGTTATGAAACGTTTCTTCCCCAATATGACCAGCAAGCGAGAAAAGACCTTCATTGCGGGTCTCTCCATGGGAGGCTATGGTTCCTTCAAGCTGGCTCTCGCAACCAATCGTTTTTCTCATGCGGCTAGTTTTTCTGGTGCACTCAGTTTTCAGGAATTTTCTCCTGAAAGTCAGGATTTGGGCTCTCTTGCCTACTGGCGAGGAGTTTTTGGAGAAATCAAAGACTGGACAGCTAGCCCTCATTCGCTTGAAAGTATTGCTACGAAATCGGATAAAAAAACCAAACTTTGGGCTTGGTGTGGCGAACAAGACTATCTCTACTCAGCCAATAAGCTCGCTGTAAAAAACCTCAAAAAGCTTGGTTTTGAAGTGACCTATAGTCATAGTGCTGGCACTCATGAGTGGTACTACTGGGAAAAACAATTGGAGCGTTTTTTAGCTACTCTACCAATTAACTTTGTTTTGGAAGAGCGCTTATCTTAG
- a CDS encoding M57 family metalloprotease — protein sequence MFWIIRLFLRFLLGIWRFFWRLVWTLIIILLLAFGVLWYLTGDFHSAVNQVEKMSQIGQGGWNQWQETGTLEVLSQNDSHQHAEGKWAQASARIYIDSRMDETFQAAYAEAIKNWNQTGAFTFEVVADSSQADIVASEMNDGSTAVAGQAESQTNLLTNQFISVTVRLNHYYLSNPSYGYSYERIVHTAEHELGHAIGLDHTNETSVMQPAGSYYGIQPQDVKAVQELYTSSD from the coding sequence ATGTTCTGGATTATTCGATTATTTCTCCGATTTCTTTTGGGAATTTGGCGTTTCTTTTGGCGTCTGGTCTGGACCTTGATCATCATCCTTCTCCTTGCTTTTGGAGTGCTATGGTATCTGACAGGTGATTTTCATTCTGCGGTCAATCAGGTTGAAAAAATGAGCCAGATTGGTCAAGGCGGCTGGAATCAATGGCAGGAAACGGGAACTTTGGAAGTTTTGTCTCAGAATGACAGTCACCAACATGCTGAAGGCAAGTGGGCTCAGGCTTCAGCCCGTATCTATATTGATTCTCGGATGGATGAGACCTTCCAAGCTGCCTATGCAGAAGCGATTAAAAACTGGAATCAAACGGGAGCCTTTACCTTTGAGGTGGTAGCGGATTCAAGCCAAGCAGATATTGTGGCAAGTGAAATGAATGATGGATCGACAGCCGTAGCTGGCCAAGCCGAGAGTCAAACCAATCTGTTGACCAATCAGTTTATATCTGTAACGGTTCGCCTGAATCATTATTATCTATCCAATCCAAGTTATGGTTATTCTTATGAACGGATCGTGCATACGGCGGAGCACGAGCTGGGGCATGCTATCGGATTGGATCATACCAACGAGACTTCTGTTATGCAGCCTGCCGGCTCCTACTATGGGATTCAGCCTCAGGATGTGAAAGCTGTTCAAGAACTCTATACCAGTAGCGATTAG
- the uvrC gene encoding excinuclease ABC subunit UvrC, with product MNNLIKSKLELLPTSPGCYIHKDKNGTIIYVGKAKNLRNRVRSYFRGSHDTKTEALVSEIVDFEFIVTESNIEALLLEINLIKENKPKYNIMLKDDKSYPFIKITNERYPRLIITRQVKKDGGLYFGPYPDVGAANEIKRLLDRIFPFRKCTNPPSKVCFYYHIGQCMAHTICKKDEAYFKSMAQEVSDFLKGQDDKIIDDLKGKMAMSAQSMEFERAAEYRDLIQAIGTLRTKQRVMAKDLQNRDVFGYYVDKGWMCVQVFFVRQGKLIERDVNLFPYYNDPDEDFLTYVGQFYQEKSHLVPNEVLIPQDIDEEAVKALVDTKILKPQRGEKKQLVNLAIKNARVSLEQKFNLLEKSVEKTQGAIENLGRLLQIPTPVRIESFDNSNIMGTSPVSAMVVFVNGKPSKKDYRKYKIKTVVGPDDYASMREVIRRRYGRVQRDGLTPPDLIVIDGGQGQVNIAKQVIQEELGLDIPIAGLQKNDKHQTHELLFGDPLEVVELSRNSQEFFLLQRIQDEVHRFAITFHRQLRSKNSFSSQLDGIDGLGPKRKQNLMKHFKSLTKIKEASVDEIVEVGVPRAVAETVKRKLNPQEEVELAQVAEESVDYQTEGEYHEP from the coding sequence ATGAATAACTTGATCAAATCAAAACTAGAGCTCTTGCCGACCAGCCCTGGTTGTTACATTCACAAGGATAAAAATGGCACCATTATTTATGTAGGAAAGGCTAAAAATCTACGCAATCGCGTGCGGTCCTACTTCCGTGGCAGTCACGATACCAAGACGGAGGCTCTGGTATCTGAGATTGTGGATTTTGAATTTATCGTCACTGAGTCCAATATTGAGGCGCTTCTGCTGGAAATCAACCTTATCAAGGAAAACAAGCCCAAGTACAATATCATGCTCAAGGATGACAAGTCTTATCCCTTCATCAAAATCACCAATGAGCGTTATCCTCGTTTGATTATTACCCGTCAGGTTAAAAAGGACGGTGGTCTTTATTTTGGCCCTTATCCCGATGTGGGAGCGGCTAATGAAATCAAGCGACTACTGGATCGGATTTTCCCTTTTCGTAAGTGTACCAATCCACCGTCTAAGGTTTGTTTTTACTATCATATCGGCCAATGTATGGCCCACACCATATGTAAGAAGGATGAGGCCTATTTCAAGTCCATGGCTCAGGAGGTTTCTGATTTTCTAAAAGGACAGGATGACAAAATCATCGATGACCTCAAAGGAAAGATGGCAATGTCTGCTCAAAGTATGGAGTTTGAACGGGCAGCGGAATACCGTGACCTGATTCAGGCCATTGGAACACTTCGGACCAAGCAACGGGTTATGGCGAAAGATTTGCAAAATCGCGACGTCTTTGGCTACTATGTGGATAAGGGCTGGATGTGTGTTCAGGTTTTCTTTGTCCGTCAAGGCAAGCTCATTGAGCGGGATGTCAATCTCTTCCCTTACTACAACGATCCGGACGAGGACTTTTTGACCTATGTAGGACAATTCTATCAAGAAAAATCCCACCTGGTTCCCAATGAGGTATTGATTCCGCAGGATATTGATGAAGAAGCTGTCAAGGCCTTGGTGGATACCAAGATTCTCAAACCCCAGCGTGGAGAGAAAAAACAACTGGTCAATCTAGCCATAAAAAATGCCCGTGTTAGTCTGGAGCAGAAGTTTAATCTGCTAGAAAAATCTGTCGAAAAGACCCAAGGAGCTATTGAAAATCTGGGTCGCTTGCTCCAAATCCCGACCCCAGTCCGCATCGAGTCCTTCGACAACTCCAATATCATGGGAACCAGTCCTGTTTCAGCTATGGTGGTCTTTGTTAATGGCAAACCAAGTAAGAAGGATTACCGAAAGTACAAGATAAAAACGGTTGTTGGACCAGATGACTATGCTAGCATGAGAGAAGTCATTCGCAGACGTTATGGCCGAGTTCAACGTGATGGTTTGACTCCTCCAGATTTGATTGTCATCGATGGGGGACAAGGTCAAGTCAATATCGCAAAGCAAGTTATTCAAGAGGAGCTGGGCTTGGACATTCCCATTGCTGGGCTGCAAAAAAATGATAAGCACCAAACCCATGAACTGCTCTTTGGAGATCCGCTTGAGGTGGTGGAGTTATCACGAAATTCTCAGGAATTTTTCCTCCTCCAACGCATCCAAGATGAGGTGCATCGCTTTGCCATCACCTTCCACCGGCAACTGCGCTCCAAAAATTCTTTTTCATCACAATTGGATGGGATTGACGGTCTAGGACCTAAACGCAAGCAGAATCTCATGAAGCATTTCAAGTCTCTGACTAAAATCAAGGAAGCCAGTGTGGATGAGATTGTCGAAGTTGGTGTGCCAAGGGCAGTCGCAGAAACTGTGAAGAGAAAGTTGAACCCTCAGGAAGAAGTGGAGTTGGCTCAAGTGGCAGAAGAGAGTGTAGATTACCAAACAGAAGGAGAGTATCATGAACCATAA
- a CDS encoding metallophosphoesterase family protein: MNHKIAILSDIHGNATALEAVIADAKTQGVSEYWLMGDIFLPGPGANDLVALLKDLPITASVRGNWDDCVLEALDGQYGLEDPQEVQLLRMTQYLMERMDPATIVWLRSLPMLEKKEVDGLRFSLSHNLPDKNYGGDLLVHNDTDKFDQLLDEETDVAVYGHVHKQLLRYGSQGQQIINPGTIGMPYFDWEALKNHRAQYAVIEVEDGELVNILFRKVSYDYEAELELAKSKGLPFIEMYEELRRDDNYQGHNLELLASLIEKHGYVEDVKNYFDFLQSEK; the protein is encoded by the coding sequence ATGAACCATAAAATCGCAATTTTATCAGATATTCATGGCAATGCAACGGCACTAGAAGCAGTGATTGCAGATGCTAAAACTCAAGGAGTCAGTGAATATTGGCTTATGGGAGACATTTTCCTCCCTGGTCCAGGTGCAAATGACTTGGTCGCCCTGCTAAAGGATCTTCCTATCACGGCAAGTGTTCGAGGCAATTGGGATGATTGTGTCCTTGAGGCTTTAGATGGGCAATATGGCTTAGAAGACCCACAGGAAGTTCAGCTCTTACGTATGACACAGTATTTGATGGAGCGAATGGATCCTGCAACGATTGTCTGGCTACGAAGCTTGCCTATGCTGGAAAAGAAAGAAGTTGACGGACTGCGCTTTTCTCTTTCTCATAATTTGCCTGATAAGAACTATGGTGGTGACTTGCTGGTTCACAATGATACAGATAAATTTGACCAACTGCTAGATGAGGAAACCGACGTGGCAGTTTACGGTCATGTCCACAAGCAGTTGCTTCGTTATGGTAGTCAAGGACAACAAATCATCAATCCAGGTACGATTGGCATGCCCTATTTTGACTGGGAGGCGTTAAAAAATCACCGTGCCCAGTATGCCGTGATAGAGGTTGAAGATGGAGAATTGGTAAATATTCTATTTCGAAAAGTTTCTTATGATTACGAAGCGGAGTTAGAATTGGCCAAGTCCAAGGGCCTTCCCTTTATCGAAATGTATGAAGAGCTACGCCGAGATGACAATTATCAGGGGCACAATCTGGAACTTTTAGCTAGTTTAATTGAAAAGCATGGGTATGTAGAGGATGTAAAGAATTATTTTGATTTTTTGCAAAGTGAGAAATAA